The Shewanella japonica genome has a window encoding:
- a CDS encoding LysR family transcriptional regulator, whose amino-acid sequence MELRHIKHFVLLAEVKHFNKAAEILNITQPSLSKSIKRLELLIGGQLLNRDSKSVSVTALGQVLLKHGQKILKEFEEMEQEVTLFQGFDDKELRVGASPIPSNSLVGPIVGQFLRHYADMSVELKVAPWEDLYQQLIYGDIDFFVSETKVTELEKSELLKVTELPPFKVIFCCRPEHPLTQLQRLFLPSFRDYPLAIPRHMPQSIADAFEDLFKQQREDFSGMVRFDQFHPIKESIINGDLVALTPEISVRSQLEKGVLVELSPYVMPLIYARFSVVSLKEKSHSNAAEGFIDFLVKRAEDVRLTPVDNELEQEAALG is encoded by the coding sequence ATGGAGCTGAGGCATATTAAGCATTTTGTATTGCTTGCTGAAGTAAAACACTTTAATAAAGCGGCTGAAATACTCAATATCACTCAACCTTCTTTATCAAAAAGCATTAAACGTTTGGAGCTTCTGATTGGTGGACAGTTACTTAACCGAGACTCCAAATCGGTATCGGTAACTGCATTAGGGCAAGTCTTACTCAAACATGGCCAGAAAATTTTAAAAGAATTCGAAGAAATGGAACAAGAGGTAACCTTGTTTCAAGGGTTTGATGATAAAGAACTACGAGTAGGTGCCAGTCCAATACCCTCAAACAGCCTTGTTGGACCAATTGTCGGTCAATTTTTACGCCATTATGCAGATATGAGCGTTGAGTTAAAGGTCGCCCCATGGGAAGACTTATATCAACAGTTGATATATGGCGATATTGATTTTTTTGTTTCTGAAACCAAGGTCACTGAACTCGAAAAAAGTGAGTTGTTAAAGGTCACCGAATTACCGCCATTTAAAGTGATTTTTTGCTGTCGTCCCGAGCATCCATTAACGCAACTACAACGGTTATTTTTGCCTTCATTTAGAGATTATCCATTAGCTATCCCGCGTCATATGCCGCAATCTATTGCCGATGCGTTTGAGGACTTGTTTAAGCAACAACGAGAAGACTTTTCGGGTATGGTGCGTTTCGATCAATTTCATCCCATTAAAGAGTCCATCATTAATGGTGATTTAGTTGCGTTAACTCCTGAGATTTCGGTAAGAAGCCAGCTTGAAAAAGGCGTTCTGGTTGAATTGTCACCCTATGTCATGCCACTGATTTATGCACGATTTAGCGTGGTGTCGTTAAAGGAAAAGTCTCACTCTAATGCCGCAGAGGGTTTTATTGATTTTCTGGTTAAGCGAGCCGAGGATGTTAGGCTTACTCCGGTAGATAATGAGCTTGAGCAAGAGGCGGCGTTAGGTTAG
- a CDS encoding GlyGly-CTERM sorting domain-containing protein (This protein contains a GlyGly-CTERM protein-sorting domain, as detected by TIGR03501. These domains are found at the C-terminus of secreted proteins in organisms that possess both rhombosortase, which is an intramembrane serine proteinase (see TIGR03902), and a type II secretion system (T2SS). In at least some cases, such as VesB from Vibrio cholerae, cleavage by rhombosortase is followed first by attachment of a glycerophosphoethanolamine-containing moiety, then by transport by the T2SS across the outer membrane and release into the medium in soluble form.), with translation MNVKKETTGLCLTCSNNNNREDINATKNDHFGSIGLHGYWGERGAFGPSFGYLNDGFAYNDVDEKVSEGMVVCADYRGPEQTAVTLKFSARVSANSIGTDNMLSVETQYADSELVSVSQTISTPSNITIADMADMMMEENTTLEGLTVMYNDVKGTANGMMVSGENITAEVTGETFSITPDADWYGTTEVTVTVHDMAYPSDSASTSFMLTVNSDGVDSTPPAEEVAPDEAPAKSDSGGSMGIFSLILLGLLGASRRRKLH, from the coding sequence GTGAACGTTAAAAAAGAAACAACAGGATTGTGTTTGACCTGTTCAAACAACAATAATAGGGAAGATATCAATGCAACTAAAAACGACCACTTCGGCTCAATTGGTCTACACGGTTATTGGGGTGAACGTGGTGCATTTGGACCTTCGTTCGGTTACTTGAACGATGGCTTTGCATACAACGATGTTGATGAAAAAGTAAGTGAAGGTATGGTTGTATGTGCAGACTATCGCGGACCTGAGCAAACTGCGGTAACGCTTAAGTTCTCAGCTCGAGTGTCAGCCAATTCGATTGGTACAGACAATATGCTGTCTGTAGAAACACAATACGCTGACTCTGAGTTAGTGTCTGTTTCTCAAACTATCTCTACGCCAAGCAACATCACAATTGCAGATATGGCAGATATGATGATGGAAGAGAATACTACGCTTGAAGGTCTAACAGTGATGTATAACGATGTGAAAGGCACAGCAAATGGCATGATGGTTTCAGGTGAAAACATCACCGCTGAAGTAACGGGTGAAACCTTCTCTATTACACCGGATGCTGACTGGTACGGCACAACCGAAGTGACAGTGACGGTTCATGACATGGCCTACCCTTCAGATAGTGCATCAACCAGCTTTATGCTCACTGTAAACTCTGATGGTGTTGATTCAACTCCACCAGCAGAAGAAGTAGCGCCAGATGAAGCGCCAGCTAAATCTGACTCAGGCGGTAGCATGGGGATCTTTAGTCTGATTTTACTTGGTTTACTAGGCGCAAGTCGTCGCCGTAAACTACACTAA
- the rsuA gene encoding 16S rRNA pseudouridine(516) synthase RsuA — protein sequence MRLDKFICESTELTRSLAKRVLKSGEVTCDGVVIKDASFKVGTDTEVCIEGRKIEVIGERYIMMNKPVDTICSTIDEEYQSVLSLMDIEKVETLHIAGCLDVDTTGLVLITSDGLWSHKITSPKKDCGKRYYVEVAEPLDEALIETFAEGVQLRNEDGLTKPAILDIIDATHARLTISEGKYHQVKRMFAAVGNKVINLHREAIGKIEMEDDLLEGEWRYLTDEEVKSV from the coding sequence ATGCGTTTAGATAAATTTATCTGTGAAAGTACTGAGCTGACTCGCTCATTAGCAAAAAGAGTATTGAAGTCAGGTGAAGTGACCTGTGACGGCGTCGTGATTAAAGATGCCAGCTTTAAAGTGGGCACTGATACTGAGGTTTGCATTGAAGGACGCAAAATCGAGGTTATTGGCGAACGCTACATTATGATGAATAAGCCTGTCGATACGATTTGCTCAACTATTGATGAAGAGTACCAGTCTGTTTTGAGTTTAATGGATATCGAAAAAGTTGAGACGTTACACATTGCTGGGTGTTTGGATGTGGACACAACTGGCCTTGTATTAATTACCAGTGATGGCTTGTGGTCTCACAAGATTACCTCACCTAAAAAAGACTGTGGCAAACGCTACTATGTTGAAGTCGCTGAACCACTGGATGAAGCGTTAATTGAGACTTTTGCTGAAGGTGTCCAATTACGAAATGAAGATGGCCTAACTAAACCAGCGATACTTGACATTATTGATGCTACTCATGCCAGACTAACTATAAGTGAAGGTAAGTATCACCAAGTGAAACGTATGTTTGCAGCTGTGGGCAATAAGGTGATTAATCTGCATCGTGAAGCCATAGGTAAAATTGAAATGGAAGATGACCTGTTAGAAGGTGAGTGGCGTTACCTTACTGATGAAGAAGTGAAATCAGTTTAA
- a CDS encoding M13 family metallopeptidase — protein sequence MKKLVTGGLCASLIAGLSACTNEVENTSKTATAEAVQAALTSGIDFQNIDKSVRPQDDFYEYVNGTWLKTAEIPSDRTNIGAFYDLRENAREDVKAIIEEVAAMPTLKAGTDEQKVADLYRAFMDVETLNKLGVTPIQPEFDKIAAIDSKADLTNYFAYSQVNGYGTPLAFYINVDAKDSTRYATHIWQYGLSLPEKDYYFNTEERFVNIRNEFVAHIEKMFNLAGLENGKAAAESILALETAIAEKHWDVVETRDSTKTYNKMMVSELAEIAPNIDWKQYLATMGVAEQKDIIINQPSYVSGLSDVIGETDLATLKTYMTWNVLTHAASNLSEEIDAENFAFFSKTLNGQEQQEPRWKRGVNTVSGTLGEVVGKVYVKRHFTSAAKERMSELVENLRGAYGTSIDSLDWMSADTKVAAKDKLAKFNPKIGYPDKWKDYSKLTIKGDDLVGNAQRASVESHNKDIAKLGGPIDKGEWHMTPQTVNAYYNPTMNEIVFPAAILQPPFFNMQADDAVNYGGIGAVIGHEMGHGFDDQGAKFDGEGNMRDWWTESDLEAFTAKGKALVSQYNGYQVFDDLHVNGELTLGENIGDLSGVTIAYKAYKMSLDGKEAPVIDGLTGDERFFMGFTQIWRVKMKEEALRNRVATDPHSPGHFRALGALSNMPEFYSTYDVKEGDKMYIEPAKRVKIW from the coding sequence ATGAAAAAGCTTGTTACTGGAGGGCTTTGCGCCTCTTTGATCGCTGGACTCAGCGCATGTACAAATGAAGTTGAAAATACATCTAAAACGGCGACAGCAGAAGCTGTTCAAGCGGCGTTAACTTCAGGGATTGATTTTCAAAATATCGACAAGTCAGTTCGTCCTCAAGATGACTTTTATGAATACGTAAACGGAACCTGGTTAAAAACGGCTGAGATCCCAAGTGATCGTACTAATATTGGTGCGTTTTACGATTTACGTGAGAATGCCCGTGAAGACGTTAAAGCCATTATTGAAGAAGTAGCAGCAATGCCAACCCTTAAAGCGGGAACTGATGAGCAAAAAGTGGCTGATCTTTACCGTGCCTTTATGGACGTTGAAACCCTCAATAAATTAGGTGTAACACCAATTCAACCTGAGTTCGATAAAATCGCAGCGATTGATTCTAAAGCTGACTTAACCAACTACTTCGCATACAGTCAAGTCAATGGTTACGGCACTCCGCTTGCGTTTTACATCAATGTTGATGCAAAAGATTCAACTCGTTATGCCACACATATTTGGCAATATGGTTTAAGCCTGCCTGAAAAAGACTACTACTTTAATACCGAAGAGCGCTTCGTTAATATCCGTAATGAATTCGTCGCCCATATTGAGAAAATGTTCAATTTAGCAGGTCTTGAAAATGGTAAAGCGGCAGCTGAATCAATTTTAGCCCTTGAAACAGCCATTGCAGAAAAGCATTGGGATGTGGTTGAAACTCGTGACAGTACCAAAACATACAACAAAATGATGGTGTCTGAATTAGCTGAAATAGCACCAAACATTGACTGGAAGCAATACTTAGCCACTATGGGCGTTGCTGAGCAAAAAGATATCATTATCAACCAACCAAGCTATGTTAGCGGCCTAAGTGACGTGATTGGTGAAACTGATTTAGCAACACTTAAAACCTACATGACATGGAATGTGTTAACCCACGCAGCAAGTAACTTATCTGAAGAAATTGACGCCGAAAACTTTGCCTTTTTCTCTAAAACCTTAAATGGTCAAGAGCAACAAGAGCCTCGTTGGAAGCGCGGTGTAAATACCGTGAGCGGCACTTTAGGCGAAGTCGTTGGTAAAGTGTATGTTAAGCGTCACTTCACCTCTGCAGCTAAAGAGCGCATGAGTGAGTTAGTTGAAAACCTTCGCGGCGCATACGGCACAAGTATTGATTCACTGGATTGGATGAGTGCAGATACAAAAGTTGCAGCAAAAGACAAACTGGCCAAGTTTAACCCTAAAATTGGCTACCCTGATAAGTGGAAAGACTACAGTAAGTTAACCATTAAAGGTGATGATTTAGTAGGCAATGCACAACGTGCAAGCGTTGAAAGCCACAATAAAGATATCGCAAAATTGGGCGGCCCAATTGATAAAGGTGAGTGGCACATGACGCCGCAAACCGTTAATGCTTACTACAACCCAACCATGAATGAAATTGTATTCCCAGCGGCAATCTTACAACCGCCATTTTTCAATATGCAAGCTGATGATGCTGTTAACTACGGTGGTATTGGTGCAGTAATTGGTCACGAAATGGGTCATGGCTTTGACGATCAAGGTGCTAAGTTTGATGGCGAAGGCAACATGCGTGATTGGTGGACAGAATCTGATTTAGAAGCCTTCACTGCGAAAGGGAAAGCGTTAGTATCACAATACAACGGTTATCAAGTATTTGATGACTTACACGTGAACGGTGAACTCACCTTAGGCGAAAACATTGGGGATTTATCCGGTGTCACTATTGCCTATAAAGCTTACAAAATGTCGCTAGATGGCAAAGAAGCACCGGTCATTGACGGTCTAACAGGTGATGAGCGTTTCTTCATGGGCTTTACTCAAATTTGGCGAGTAAAAATGAAAGAAGAAGCATTACGTAACCGTGTTGCGACAGATCCTCATTCACCTGGTCATTTCCGTGCATTAGGTGCACTGTCAAACATGCCTGAGTTTTACAGCACTTATGACGTAAAAGAAGGCGATAAAATGTATATCGAACCTGCTAAACGCGTCAAAATTTGGTAA
- a CDS encoding RelA/SpoT domain-containing protein: protein MNRIFRTFFIFLLLLTTRNAIAVTVDTSAEKPIYDVSHALVNDLDSLFNLASTAGAAPIQYTDNLDQLYERAPLAQNELSRLLNDISQTCHTQVIIPEIKTYQRAQQKIQRKFEGDASYITDIARATLVADDVSTLMRSYHALNQSTEVVQVKNRFAEPKASGYRDVNLLVKLPESEMIVEVQLHLAKIADIKSGPEHQVYQQIQQIEDIAQAEHRPLNDFEMMQIVHLRQSSHKLYHKAWLSYKRQSLAQFDPTHIGDQPQAA from the coding sequence ATGAATAGAATTTTTCGAACTTTTTTTATCTTTTTATTATTACTAACAACCCGTAATGCTATTGCTGTAACGGTTGATACTAGCGCAGAAAAACCAATTTATGATGTTAGTCATGCTCTAGTCAATGATTTAGACAGTCTATTTAATTTAGCCAGCACAGCAGGTGCAGCCCCAATACAATATACCGATAACCTAGACCAACTGTATGAACGCGCTCCGCTAGCACAAAATGAACTTAGCCGTTTATTAAACGACATCAGCCAAACTTGCCATACACAAGTGATAATCCCTGAGATAAAAACCTATCAACGTGCGCAACAAAAGATTCAACGTAAATTTGAGGGTGATGCGAGTTATATTACCGATATTGCCAGAGCCACACTGGTTGCAGATGATGTCAGCACCCTGATGCGCAGTTATCACGCCCTTAACCAAAGCACTGAAGTTGTTCAGGTTAAAAACCGCTTTGCTGAGCCAAAAGCATCTGGTTACCGCGACGTAAACCTGCTGGTTAAACTGCCAGAGTCTGAAATGATCGTAGAAGTGCAATTACACTTAGCTAAAATTGCAGACATCAAAAGTGGTCCAGAACATCAGGTATATCAGCAAATTCAACAAATTGAGGATATTGCTCAAGCCGAGCACCGCCCATTGAATGACTTCGAAATGATGCAAATTGTGCATTTACGTCAGTCATCTCACAAGCTTTACCACAAAGCATGGCTTAGCTATAAACGCCAAAGTCTTGCTCAATTTGACCCAACTCATATAGGAGACCAACCCCAAGCGGCTTAA
- a CDS encoding SMI1/KNR4 family protein: MNDVIEMLQELSETVPVPLELPTFEQLVEVEEQILISLPNDLKEYLLFGSDVIYGAIEMVTASDPYSHTYLPEVTSYAWSVGMPREYIAICQQGDNFYCIDQEANIRFFKNGRMADIMWESLWDWIQDIWLKRK; encoded by the coding sequence ATGAATGACGTCATCGAAATGCTTCAAGAGTTAAGTGAAACGGTTCCTGTGCCACTTGAATTACCGACTTTCGAGCAACTGGTTGAAGTGGAAGAACAGATATTAATTTCACTACCAAATGATTTAAAAGAATACCTGCTTTTTGGCAGTGATGTGATTTATGGCGCCATTGAAATGGTGACAGCATCAGACCCTTACTCGCACACTTACTTACCAGAAGTCACGAGCTACGCATGGTCTGTAGGTATGCCAAGAGAATACATTGCTATCTGCCAGCAAGGGGATAACTTTTACTGTATCGACCAAGAAGCCAATATTCGTTTTTTCAAAAACGGACGTATGGCAGACATCATGTGGGAATCGTTATGGGATTGGATTCAAGACATCTGGCTTAAACGCAAATAG
- a CDS encoding DUF4447 family protein, whose product MAKSNALNAIEMKCLRLSLGLNVEQIAELTKTTADAVTAWEAGEADAPEVAQKKLLEIEDTIEMQVLNTTDGIEALFKTEPKRRLAFVVYPTQAIYTQYNPEFLSSLPFTELYNTAAWRIKKECQIVLEVEVSLVPLEVEAYKSYRTDSGMSESRESRAKWAATQL is encoded by the coding sequence ATGGCTAAATCAAACGCCCTAAACGCAATTGAAATGAAGTGTTTACGCTTATCATTGGGCTTAAACGTAGAACAAATTGCTGAGCTAACTAAAACTACAGCAGATGCTGTCACTGCATGGGAAGCGGGTGAAGCCGATGCGCCTGAAGTTGCGCAAAAGAAGTTGCTTGAAATCGAAGATACGATTGAAATGCAGGTCCTTAATACCACTGACGGTATTGAAGCTTTATTTAAAACTGAGCCTAAACGCCGTTTAGCGTTTGTGGTCTACCCAACACAAGCGATTTATACTCAGTATAATCCTGAGTTTTTAAGCTCACTGCCTTTCACAGAGCTTTATAATACTGCCGCTTGGCGCATCAAAAAAGAGTGCCAAATTGTACTTGAAGTAGAAGTGAGCCTCGTACCGCTTGAGGTTGAAGCTTACAAAAGCTACCGCACTGACAGCGGCATGAGTGAGTCTCGTGAAAGTCGAGCTAAATGGGCTGCAACGCAACTTTAG
- a CDS encoding glutathione S-transferase family protein, with amino-acid sequence MNVEVSTGIILYGTPRSRALRVSWLLEELGVEWEFRFLNFAKGDNRSEAFLSLNPSGKMPVISDGDFVMTESAAILQYLAEKYGKGKFLPEPGSKQAGLHHRWVSFVICELEQPLWSMGKHRFALPEEQRLDAMLPVAKFEFDKAANIAELWVPETGYVCGDELTIADILLTQTLLWATVFEQTIPPKLAAYRDRVKQRPAMTSALEKSEQIAKAAQEE; translated from the coding sequence ATGAACGTAGAAGTAAGCACTGGCATCATCTTATATGGCACGCCCCGAAGTAGAGCGCTGAGAGTATCATGGTTACTGGAAGAGTTAGGTGTTGAATGGGAGTTTAGATTCCTTAATTTTGCCAAAGGTGATAATCGGAGTGAAGCATTTTTAAGCCTTAATCCAAGTGGCAAAATGCCGGTTATTTCGGATGGTGACTTTGTTATGACTGAGTCCGCTGCGATTTTGCAATATCTTGCTGAAAAATATGGCAAGGGTAAATTTTTACCTGAACCCGGCAGTAAACAAGCTGGACTGCACCATCGGTGGGTGAGCTTTGTGATTTGTGAGTTAGAACAGCCGTTATGGAGTATGGGTAAACACCGTTTTGCATTGCCAGAAGAGCAGCGATTAGATGCGATGCTCCCCGTGGCCAAATTTGAATTTGATAAAGCCGCCAACATTGCCGAATTATGGGTGCCAGAGACTGGTTATGTTTGTGGGGATGAATTAACTATTGCGGATATTTTACTGACGCAAACTTTATTGTGGGCAACCGTATTTGAGCAAACGATTCCGCCAAAACTTGCAGCTTATCGCGATAGAGTGAAGCAGCGCCCTGCAATGACATCCGCTTTAGAAAAGTCAGAACAGATTGCTAAAGCTGCGCAAGAAGAGTAG
- a CDS encoding NRAMP family divalent metal transporter: MQKNKTITDSQFSTSTLLASLGPGILMAAAAIGASHLVSSTRAGAEFGWQLAWVVLLVNLLKYPFFAAGARYTAATNESLLHGYLKQGRGYLLMFTCLNTIAAIASTAGVCMLTAAMLTQFIPLPIDILAFLVLISSLALLILGHYQLLDKLTKVIMLALTLTTLVAVALAWQHYQGPIVTEQTVSPWQWAYVGFLVAMMGWMPAPIEVSAWNSLWLLEKKKTQTISSKQAIFDFNLGFVVTAILAIIFLALGALVMHGSGEVFSSSGAKFASQLVDLYSDVMGEETRYLIGLVAFLCIFSTTVTVIDGYSRTLDIGWQLLNNKQDCTKRLTRVMLLVSSLGLVLIWFFKGALLPLLEFVMTLAFLTTVIFAWLNLRLMTSETLPEQHRYGTKMKILAGLGLVYLVGFSCLFIYWKLAIQSS, translated from the coding sequence ATGCAAAAAAATAAAACCATAACCGATAGCCAATTTTCTACATCGACATTATTGGCCAGTTTAGGCCCTGGAATATTAATGGCGGCAGCAGCAATCGGCGCGTCACACTTGGTTTCTTCTACTCGAGCTGGCGCAGAGTTTGGCTGGCAATTGGCATGGGTGGTTTTACTGGTTAATCTGCTTAAATACCCGTTTTTTGCTGCTGGCGCCCGCTATACCGCAGCGACAAACGAAAGCCTACTACACGGCTATTTAAAACAAGGTCGTGGTTATTTATTGATGTTCACTTGCCTCAATACCATTGCAGCTATTGCCAGTACTGCAGGGGTGTGTATGTTAACCGCTGCCATGTTGACTCAATTTATTCCTTTACCCATCGATATCCTGGCATTTTTAGTTCTTATCAGTTCCCTTGCATTATTAATCCTTGGCCATTATCAACTCCTCGATAAATTGACCAAAGTCATTATGCTAGCACTAACTTTAACGACCTTAGTGGCAGTTGCACTGGCGTGGCAACACTATCAAGGCCCGATAGTCACAGAGCAAACGGTGAGCCCATGGCAATGGGCTTATGTGGGTTTTTTAGTGGCAATGATGGGTTGGATGCCTGCGCCAATTGAAGTCAGTGCGTGGAACTCCCTTTGGTTACTTGAAAAGAAAAAGACCCAAACTATTTCTAGTAAACAGGCTATATTTGACTTCAACTTAGGCTTTGTTGTCACTGCAATTTTAGCGATTATTTTCCTCGCATTAGGTGCGTTAGTCATGCATGGAAGCGGCGAAGTATTTTCAAGTTCTGGTGCTAAATTTGCCAGTCAGTTAGTGGATTTATATAGCGATGTCATGGGCGAAGAAACACGATATTTAATTGGTTTAGTCGCTTTTTTATGTATTTTCAGTACAACAGTGACCGTTATTGATGGTTATAGTCGCACCTTAGATATTGGTTGGCAGCTGTTAAATAACAAGCAGGATTGTACTAAAAGATTAACCAGAGTCATGTTATTGGTGTCCTCATTAGGGCTAGTATTGATTTGGTTCTTCAAAGGGGCACTATTGCCTTTACTTGAATTTGTCATGACATTGGCATTTCTAACCACAGTCATTTTTGCTTGGTTAAATTTAAGATTGATGACCAGTGAGACACTTCCCGAGCAACACAGGTACGGTACAAAAATGAAAATACTCGCTGGGTTAGGCTTAGTCTATCTCGTTGGGTTTTCGTGCCTATTTATATATTGGAAACTCGCCATCCAGTCGTCGTGA
- a CDS encoding DUF1456 family protein, whose protein sequence is MINNDIIRRLRFVFDYSNAKMIKIFAQANVEVSTDEIISLLKKEAEEGYKACNDKVMCQFLDGLIIEKRGLRPGSKVPAPVKNLTNNLIFKKLRIALELREDDIIEICGLADFVIGKSELGALFRNPDHKNYKTCGDQILRNFLHGLSIKHRGV, encoded by the coding sequence ATGATTAACAACGATATTATTCGCCGTCTACGTTTTGTATTTGATTATTCAAATGCAAAAATGATCAAAATTTTCGCTCAAGCCAATGTTGAAGTCAGCACAGATGAAATAATTAGCTTATTAAAAAAAGAAGCGGAAGAAGGCTACAAAGCCTGTAATGACAAGGTTATGTGTCAGTTCTTAGACGGACTAATTATCGAAAAGCGTGGTTTACGCCCGGGTAGTAAAGTCCCAGCACCAGTTAAAAACCTCACTAATAATTTAATTTTCAAAAAATTACGTATTGCACTAGAGCTTCGTGAAGATGATATTATTGAAATTTGTGGTTTAGCGGACTTTGTCATTGGCAAGTCAGAATTAGGGGCGTTATTCCGTAACCCTGACCACAAGAACTATAAGACATGTGGCGATCAGATCCTGCGTAATTTCTTACATGGCTTATCAATTAAACACCGTGGCGTGTAA